From a single Candoia aspera isolate rCanAsp1 chromosome 2, rCanAsp1.hap2, whole genome shotgun sequence genomic region:
- the RNF225 gene encoding RING finger protein 225 — protein MVRDAMAHHNISFQPESSIPRSDCKEEAADCKDESANTEPSPLDCVICFTPYDQLFKLPKELSCGHVFCLECLARINVSSEDVNAITCPICRAPTTLPSRKGLPGLPTRWDLLEQLTLMPVPPGSVRFDRQRGLLYLPGGSKSRAQVGSKLGPPLNTVSLSVDVGRPPPPGSVRRLALSGWPFYVALAVALLVTIALVVCGIYIFMMPSMYISVGGHPQSNHSLGSGGNQSHPVSFSLS, from the coding sequence ATGGTCAGAGACGCCATGGCCCACCACAACATCAGTTTCCAGCCTGAATCCTCAATCCCACGCTCAGATTGCAAGGAGGAAGCAGCGGATTGCAAGGACGAAAGTGCCAACACTGAGCCCAGCCCCTTGGACTGCGTTATTTGCTTCACTCCTTATGACCAGCTCTTCAAATTGCCAAAGGAGCTGAGCTGCGGCCACGTCTTCTGCCTGGAGTGCCTGGCCCGCATCAATGTCTCCTCAGAAGATGTCAATGCCATCACCTGCCCCATCTGCCGGGCACCTACCACCTTGCCCTCCCGCAAGGGCCTGCCAGGCCTTCCAACCCGCTGGGACCTGCTGGAGCAGCTCACCTTGATGCCGGTGCCCCCTGGCTCAGTACGCTTTGATCGTCAGCGGGGTTTGCTATACCTGCCGGGGGGAAGTAAAAGCAGGGCTCAAGTTGGGTCAAAGCTGGGGCCACCCCTCAACACAGTCAGCTTGAGTGTAGATGTTGGGAGGCCTCCACCCCCGGGATCAGTCCGAAGACTGGCCCTCTCGGGGTGGCCCTTCTACGTTGCTCTGGCAGTCGCTTTGCTAGTCACGATTGCCTTGGTGGTCTGTGGCATCTATATTTTTATGATGCCTTCTATGTACATTTCAGTTGGAGGACATCCCCAATCAAATCACAGCTTAGGGTCTGGGGGAAACCAGTCCCACCCAGTTAGTTTTTCCCTGTCCTAA